The Papaver somniferum cultivar HN1 chromosome 3, ASM357369v1, whole genome shotgun sequence genome includes a region encoding these proteins:
- the LOC113361663 gene encoding stress response protein nst1-like: MKNQPSKDGKRKNFNQKKRLGGKGLSLEAFANAKSKIDGYNPSLIKKQREFYKNAKCVNKYKKSLKQQNIQQDHISKETITKLQQDDEEAGTSRKMNYKQNKGHYQSLKEVYEKKHEEEEKAKAEKEAMLQARNKEREVVESKRKERRENMFKRTRSGQPIMKYRIEHILQTLQDSAK, translated from the exons ATGAAGAACCAGCCATCGAAAGATGGAAAGAGAAAGAATTTCAACCAAAAAAAGAGATTAGGAGGTAAAGGTTTATCTCTCGAAGCTTTTGCCAATGCAAAATCCAAGATCGATGGATATAATCCTTCCCTTATAA AGAAGCAAAGGGAGTTTTATAAGAATGCCAAATGTGTGAACAAGTACAAGAAGTCCTTGAAGCAACAAAATATACAACAGGATCACATTTCTAAAGAGACTATTACAAAACTCCAGCAG GACGATGAAGAAGCTGGAACAAGTAGGAAGATGAATTATAAGCAAAACAAGGGACACTATCAGAGCTTGAAAGAGGTTTATGAGAAGAAGCATGAGGAGGAAGAGAAGGCAAAGGCAGAAAAGGAGGCAATGTTACAAGCGAGGAACAAAGAGAGAGAAGTAGTTGAATCTAAGAGGAAAGAGCGGAGGGAGAATATGTTCAAGAGGACACGATCTGGTCAGCCAATCATGAAGTACAGAATAGAGCATATTCTTCAAACCCTTCAAGATTCTGCAAAATAG
- the LOC113360014 gene encoding uncharacterized protein LOC113360014, with translation MDGTDDEGENPPVKSLRDYMYPTRVSQPSCIVLPATTTTYEIRTNTLQDLPKFYGKENENPYYHIRYFEELCGTVKIKNLSDEYLKLRLFPFSLNDKAKYWLDALAHSSVRTWEYMTKLFLKKNFPRHKTSAIRQKLNIFVKQQGESLYGYLERFHDLLLQCPHHGFDTPRLMLILYEGLDHKTMTTVESLCAGNFQDKSAEEGYAFLQEVAEKTQEWDAKEPVRSISNSKGAHRVVIQFDSDAKIASLTRRLESLEHSSKVKPFIESSDQTFYDDGSEQVNALYQDNCRKYDPYSNTYNPGWARHPNFSWSRGQYEGQSNNASGYTQKPSIPNDSSNQRMPSMEKSLSFFMQATQKSITNLEQTTARSITNIERQVGQLASQTKDRDKGQFPSQTIPNPKGSFDVSTFDAKSYYQVQAVTSLRSGRIIDNHISNPKENEHDRNTPIVTQVTPSTQKETNEPEKDESENTYVPRAPFPQ, from the coding sequence ATGGATGGAACCGATGATGAGGGTGAAAACCCTCCAGTTAAGAGTTTGAGAGACTATATGTATCCAACTAGAGTCTCCCAACCTTCGTGCATTGTTTTGCCTGCTACTACAACAACTTATGAGATTAGGACAAATACCCTTCAGGATCTTCCCAAATTTTATGGTAAGGAGAATGAAAATCCTTACTATCACATTAGATACTTTGAAGAACTGTGTGGTAcggttaaaattaaaaatttgtctgATGAATACCTTAAACTTAGGTTGTTTCCTTTCTCATTAAATGATAAGGCAAAATATTGGTTAGATGCTTTGGCTCATTCGTCGGTTAGGACTTGGGAATACATgacaaaactgtttttgaaaaaaaatttcccTAGGCATAAGACTTCTGCTATCCGTCAGAAACTGAATATTTTTGTGAAACAACAAGGAGAATCTCTCTATGGCTACTTAGAGAGATTCCATGATCTTTTGCTGCagtgtccacaccatggatttgatactcCGAGGCTTATGTTGATTCTTTACGAAGGATTAGATCATAAAACTATGACCACGGTAGAGTCACTTTGTGCTGGTAATTTTCAAGATAAAAGTGCTGAAGAGGGGTATGCATTCTTGCAAGAGGTAGCTGAAAAAACCCAAGAGTGGGATGCTAAGGAACCAGTAAGGTCAATTTCTAATAGCAAAGGAGCGCACAGAGTTGTTATTCAATTTGACTCTGACGCTAAAATAGCTTCTTTGACAAGAAGGCTTGAATCGCTAGAACACAGTTctaaagttaagccttttatcgAGTCTTCAGACCAAACCTTTTATGACGATGGTAGTGAGCAAGTCAATGCTCTCTATCAAGATAATTGTCGTAAATATGACCCTTATTCCAATACTTACAACCCAGGGTGGGCAAgacaccctaacttttcatggtctagaGGTCAGTATGAAGGTCAGTCTAATAATGCTAGTGGTTACACACAAAAACCTTCTATTCCTAATGATTCTTCTAACCAAAGAATGCCTAGTATGGAAAAAAGTCTAAGTTTTTTTATGCAAGCTACTCAAAAGTCAATAACAAACTTAGAGCAGACCACTGCAAGGTCCATAACAAATATAGAACGACAAGTAGGTCAGCTTGCTAGTCAAACAAAAGATAGAGACAAGGGACAGTTCCCAAGTCAAACAATTCCTAACCCTAAGGGTTCTTTTGATGTCAGCACATTTGATGCTAAATCCTACTATCAAGTCCAAGCCGTTACTTCCTTAAGAAGCGGACGGATCATTGATAATCATATTAGTAATCCTAAGGAAAATGAGCATGACAGGAACACACCCATTGTGACGCAGGTTACACCTtcgacacaaaaagaaaccaatGAACCTGAAAAAGATGAATCTGAAAATACGTATGTTCCCCGTGCTCCATTTCCTCAATGA
- the LOC113360013 gene encoding uncharacterized protein LOC113360013, producing the protein MCTVKRNLNVQKRAFLAEQIEHALLDLGASVNLLSYSVYEQLGLGDLKPTNVTLQLADRSIKIPRGVVEDIPVQVDRFVYPVDFIILYTQPVADPNGQIPIILGQPFLATANAIINCRNSIMELTFGSWKMEVNVFTVARSPPDFNDHETVCMIDEIVHDTFLQNHLEDSLEACLTHFGQDITDDNVICEVNALLDSTSLLDISSKWKPKIKPLVLSESRLVPSVEKATTLTLNPLPDTLKYVYLGSETLYMSLLLLISH; encoded by the exons ATGTGCACTGTGAAACGTAATTTGAATGTGCAGAAAAGAGCTTTTCTTGCTGAACAG ATTGAGCATGCTTTATTAGATTTAGGCGCTAGTGTGAATCTTTTGTCATATTCTGTGTATGAACAACTAGGACTTGGTGACTTGAAACCCACTAATGTCACACTCCAATTGGCTGATAGGTCTATTAAAATTCCTAGAGGAGTGGTAGAAGATATTCCTGTGCAGgttgatagatttgtttatcctgtggattttattattCTATATACACAACCTGTGGCAGACCCTAATGGTCAAATTCCTATTATTTTAGGACAACCTTTCTTAGCAACcgctaatgcgatcataaactgtagGAATAGTATTATGGAACTTACTTTTGGTAGTTGGAAAATGGAAGTGAATGTCTTTACTGTTGCACGTTCCCCTCCTGATTTTAATGACCATGAAACTGTTTGTATGATTGATGAAATTGTTCATGATACTTTCTTGCAGAATCATTTAGAAGATTCATTAGAAGCATGTTTAACTCATTTTGGGCAGGATATAactgatgataatgttatttgtgaagtcaatgcattGTTAGACTCCACCTCACTGCTGGACATTAGTAGTAAATGGAAGCCTAAAATTAAACCTCTTGTACTGTCCgaatctcgactagttccatcagtcgagaaagctaCGACCTTGACTCTTAATCCATTGCCCGACACTTTAAAATATGTTTACTTAGGCTCTGAAACACTTTACATGTCATTATTGCTTCTAATCTCACActag